The following proteins are co-located in the Nocardioides piscis genome:
- a CDS encoding Lrp/AsnC family transcriptional regulator encodes MSPAPSSPDPAPLDALDRRLLTELAADGRITNAALAKRLGIAESTCLQRVRTLRERGVIRGVHADIDLAALGFPIQAVVKVRLGSHNRDHVASFHEVLAKVPGALRILHVGGEDDYLIHVAVASTQQLRDLVLEHVNVHPAVRHTETQIVFEEMPGSGVL; translated from the coding sequence ATGTCGCCAGCCCCCTCCTCACCCGATCCTGCACCGCTCGACGCGCTCGACCGGCGCCTCCTGACCGAGCTCGCCGCCGACGGGCGGATCACCAACGCCGCCCTCGCCAAGCGGCTCGGGATCGCCGAGTCGACCTGCCTCCAGCGCGTCCGCACGCTGCGCGAGCGCGGGGTGATCCGCGGCGTCCACGCCGACATCGACCTGGCCGCTCTCGGCTTCCCGATCCAGGCCGTGGTCAAGGTGCGACTGGGCAGCCACAACCGCGACCACGTCGCAAGCTTCCACGAGGTCCTGGCCAAGGTCCCGGGAGCGCTGCGGATCCTGCACGTCGGCGGCGAGGACGACTACCTGATCCACGTCGCCGTCGCCTCGACCCAGCAGCTGCGCGACCTGGTCCTCGAGCACGTCAACGTGCACCCGGCCGTCCGGCACACCGAGACGCAGATCGTCTTCGAGGAGATGCCGGGCTCGGGCGTGCTGTGA
- a CDS encoding trans-sulfuration enzyme family protein: MTSLDTLAVHAGRTDLAALGVHALPLDLSTTNPLPSIDSGGASYEAMATGGHPTEGGLVYQRLWNPTVARFEEALALLEHTDAAVAFSTGMAALTAAVLAAATEGDGRHVVAVRPLYGGSDHLLASGMLGVETTYCAPDEVAGAVRSDTCLVVVETPANPTLELVDITAVVEAAGGVPVLVDNTFATPVLQNPADHGATLVLHSATKYLGGHGDAMGGVIACPEPWAEALRRVRAVTGALLHPMGAYLLHRGLATLPVRVRTQQDGAGKVAGWLASQPGVREVRYPGLAECDPLHLVGRQLRGPGAMIAFSLEGGYDAACAVTESVRLFTHAVSLGGVDSLIQHPAGLTHRPVAPEARPHADTLRLSIGLEDPDDLCADLAQALTAAR, translated from the coding sequence GTGACCAGTCTCGACACCCTTGCCGTCCACGCCGGCCGGACCGACCTCGCGGCGCTCGGCGTCCACGCGCTCCCGCTCGACCTGTCCACCACCAACCCGCTGCCGAGCATCGACAGCGGCGGCGCCTCCTACGAGGCGATGGCGACCGGCGGCCACCCGACCGAGGGCGGCCTGGTCTATCAGCGGCTGTGGAACCCCACCGTCGCCCGGTTCGAGGAGGCCCTTGCCCTGCTCGAGCACACCGACGCGGCCGTCGCGTTCTCGACCGGGATGGCGGCGCTGACCGCAGCGGTCCTCGCGGCGGCGACCGAGGGCGACGGCCGCCACGTGGTCGCCGTGCGTCCGTTGTACGGCGGCAGCGACCACCTCCTCGCGTCCGGGATGCTCGGCGTCGAGACCACCTATTGCGCGCCCGACGAGGTGGCGGGCGCTGTCCGGTCCGACACCTGCCTGGTGGTCGTCGAGACCCCGGCCAACCCGACGCTCGAGCTGGTCGACATCACGGCCGTCGTCGAGGCCGCCGGCGGGGTCCCGGTGCTGGTCGACAACACCTTCGCGACGCCTGTCCTGCAGAACCCGGCCGACCACGGGGCGACGCTGGTCCTGCACAGCGCCACGAAATACCTCGGCGGTCACGGCGACGCCATGGGCGGCGTGATCGCCTGCCCCGAGCCGTGGGCCGAGGCGCTGCGCCGGGTGCGTGCGGTGACGGGTGCGCTGCTCCACCCGATGGGCGCCTACCTGCTGCACCGTGGCCTGGCCACCCTGCCCGTGCGCGTGCGGACGCAGCAGGACGGCGCGGGCAAGGTCGCCGGCTGGCTCGCCTCCCAGCCGGGCGTGCGCGAGGTGCGCTATCCGGGGCTCGCCGAGTGCGACCCGCTGCACCTCGTCGGGCGACAGCTCCGCGGTCCGGGCGCGATGATCGCCTTCAGCCTCGAAGGTGGCTATGACGCCGCGTGCGCGGTCACCGAGTCGGTCCGGCTCTTCACCCACGCCGTCTCCCTGGGTGGGGTCGACTCGCTCATCCAGCACCCGGCCGGCCTCACCCACCGACCGGTCGCGCCCGAGGCGCGGCCGCACGCCGACACGCTGCGGCTCTCCATCGGGCTCGAAGACCCCGACGACCTGTGCGCCGACCTGGCGCAGGCGCTGACGGCTGCTCGCTGA
- a CDS encoding CaiB/BaiF CoA transferase family protein produces the protein MTYELGQGTGPLRGVKVVEIAGIGPGPHACMILADLGADVIRVERAGGGMFGGGQHDVLTRSRPSVAMDLKNPAAVAAVLDLVEQADVLVEGMRPGAIERLGLGPDDCWARNEALVYGRMTGWGQDGPWSQVAGHDMNYIAITGALHGLGQDKARPHFPGNLVGDFGGGSTYLVIGILAALLEAKVSGKGQVVDAAIVDGTAHLNAMSATFAALGMDKGERASGLLDGGTPYYDIYETADGKHMSVGALEPQFYAELISRLELDLPDRNDPANFPAIRDALTTRFKERTQAEWSQVFDGTDACVAAIIPLAEATQHPHLVARETFVDSAGITQPAPAPRFSRTPATISMPPGGPGGHTRDALAAWGIEDVDALIESGAATQA, from the coding sequence ATGACGTATGAACTGGGCCAGGGCACCGGACCGCTCCGTGGGGTCAAGGTCGTCGAGATCGCCGGGATCGGTCCCGGCCCGCACGCGTGCATGATCCTCGCCGACCTCGGCGCCGACGTGATCCGGGTGGAACGGGCGGGCGGCGGGATGTTCGGCGGCGGGCAGCACGACGTGCTCACGCGCAGCCGGCCCAGCGTCGCGATGGACCTCAAGAACCCCGCTGCCGTCGCCGCGGTCCTCGACCTGGTCGAGCAGGCCGACGTGCTCGTCGAGGGGATGCGCCCCGGCGCGATCGAGCGGCTCGGCCTCGGCCCGGACGACTGCTGGGCCCGCAACGAGGCCCTGGTCTATGGCCGGATGACCGGCTGGGGCCAGGACGGCCCGTGGAGCCAGGTCGCCGGCCACGACATGAACTACATCGCCATCACCGGTGCCCTGCACGGCCTCGGTCAGGACAAGGCGCGCCCGCACTTCCCGGGCAACCTCGTCGGCGACTTCGGCGGCGGATCGACATACCTCGTCATCGGGATCCTCGCCGCCCTGCTCGAGGCGAAGGTGAGCGGCAAGGGCCAGGTCGTCGATGCCGCGATCGTCGACGGCACGGCCCACCTCAACGCGATGTCGGCGACCTTCGCGGCGCTCGGCATGGACAAGGGAGAGCGGGCCTCCGGCCTCCTCGACGGCGGCACGCCCTACTACGACATCTATGAGACGGCCGACGGCAAGCACATGAGCGTGGGCGCCCTGGAGCCGCAGTTCTATGCCGAGCTCATCAGCCGCCTCGAGCTCGACCTCCCCGACCGCAACGACCCCGCCAACTTCCCCGCCATCCGGGACGCGCTGACCACCCGCTTCAAGGAGAGGACCCAGGCCGAGTGGTCCCAGGTCTTCGACGGCACCGACGCCTGCGTGGCCGCGATCATCCCGCTGGCCGAGGCGACTCAGCACCCGCACCTGGTGGCCCGCGAGACGTTCGTCGACAGCGCGGGCATCACCCAGCCTGCCCCGGCTCCCCGCTTCTCCCGCACGCCGGCGACGATCTCGATGCCACCCGGCGGTCCGGGCGGACACACCCGCGACGCCCTCGCAGCCTGGGGGATCGAGGACGTCGACGCGCTCATCGAGTCCGGCGCGGCCACCCAGGCGTGA
- a CDS encoding glutamine amidotransferase, translating into MRPFLFLGTRAEDDVAQQEYDAVLAGTGLQPDELARVRVESGPLGEIDLDDWSGIILGGGPFNASDPDHLKSPTQHRVEAELRDLARRVVAADMPFLGACYGVGVLGVLDGGVVDRTYGEAIGALPIRLTAEGTADPLFGELPEVFLAYLGHKEAVSRLPGGAVLLASSDTCPVHAFRLGRNVYATQFHPELDPVALCDRIDAYADHGYYEPHERESLKAAAREALVVEPVRLLARFVELYARS; encoded by the coding sequence ATGCGCCCCTTCCTCTTCCTCGGCACCCGCGCCGAGGACGACGTCGCCCAGCAGGAGTACGACGCCGTCCTGGCCGGCACCGGCCTGCAGCCCGACGAGCTGGCGCGCGTGCGCGTCGAGTCCGGCCCGCTGGGGGAGATCGACCTGGACGACTGGTCGGGGATCATCCTCGGTGGCGGCCCGTTCAACGCCTCCGACCCCGACCACCTCAAGTCCCCGACCCAGCACCGCGTCGAGGCCGAGCTGCGCGATCTGGCCCGGCGCGTGGTCGCTGCTGACATGCCGTTCCTCGGCGCCTGCTACGGCGTCGGCGTGCTCGGCGTCCTGGACGGCGGAGTCGTCGACCGGACCTACGGCGAAGCCATCGGCGCCCTGCCGATCCGGCTCACCGCCGAGGGGACGGCCGATCCGCTGTTCGGCGAGCTGCCCGAGGTGTTCCTGGCCTACCTCGGCCACAAGGAGGCCGTCTCGCGGCTCCCCGGCGGCGCGGTGCTGCTCGCCTCGTCGGACACCTGCCCCGTCCACGCGTTCCGCCTCGGCCGCAACGTCTATGCCACGCAGTTCCACCCCGAGCTCGACCCGGTGGCGCTGTGCGACCGGATCGATGCCTACGCAGACCACGGTTACTACGAGCCGCACGAGCGCGAGTCGCTCAAGGCGGCTGCCCGTGAGGCGCTGGTCGTCGAGCCCGTCCGGCTGCTGGCTCGCTTCGTGGAGCTCTACGCCCGCTCATGA